CGATATTCAGTCCTTCCAGAGGGTTCCAGCGACTGTATTCCGCGGGTTTGCTTATTAGGCTCAAGGATCCATAAGTGTTAAGGGAGCCCAGGAGCAGATTTCCATTAGCCAGCGGCTTGGGTGCCCGCTTGACAGTTATTAATCTGGCTGGTGGCACAGCAACGGAGCACACCGCGGTGTAGGCCGGGTCCAAAGCCAGGTGCTGTGCCTCCAGGACATCGCAGCTGTCGTATATGGCCACCAAATCcactttgttggccaaaacgtCCAAGGGTCGTGTCTCCGCAGCGTTGGAATCCAGGATGGCCACCAAATAGGGACAGGGATCCACGACCATGAACTTGCTGTTCAACTCCAAAGTGACCACATCCGATTTGGAGCCGCTCAGCGCTATAAAGTCGCCGTCGGAATCGCTGTTTACAAAGTCGTGTACCGAGTCCTGGCGGACGAATCCTTTCGCTAGGATGGGAAATTCCAGGTTAGCTAGAacgaaataaaacattttcattcatGAAGTCCAATAGTTTTTTCTATAGTAAAAATCGTGAAAGATATTGCAGTTGTCACACTATTTCATAGAAGACAGCGGATTATTTACAAGTAATTTGTTAGTGCGAACAGAGCGAGCACAACAAACCGCGTAGAATCGGCAATCACTATCTGTGATGTGTGGGTATATCTAtatagcacacacacacttacgtCTCCCCACATCTTGAACACCATGTGAAATTTCTCCCTCAGTAACTTTCGTCATTTCGTCGTGCTCAGTTCAGGAATCCAAATCCACCGGAATGGCGGCCAAGAAACTGGGAATGGTTAGTACACCATGTAACTGGTCAAGTAGCTAACTGAAGTGCTTTCTTTTCGAAGGACTTTGTGAAGCAGATGTCCGAGTACGCCAGCGGGTCCAATGGATTTGACCGGGTTTTGAGAATGGTGagattataaacaaaaagtgcaggCGAATTTAAATAGACGCCGTCGAAGTCTCACATGCAAACAGCTGACTGGCATCAGTGATGGCATTACATAACTCGGCTCGCTACAATCGATAAGTGCGACTTTGAAGTGCTCATCTCTCTCGTGGGATCTACAGAGATTCAAAAAGATGACTTTCCGctctaaattaaattaaattaaattcgcaGATTAAAATCACAGGCGGTGGTGATGGTCGCGCCATAGGAGAGTTCACTGTGGCCAGTGAGCACTTGAATCGCCAAGGAACTCTGCATGGCGGTCTCACGGCGACAATTGTTGATAATTGTACCACGTATGCCCTGATGTCAAAAGGTATTTCACatgtttattaattacaaaatattaggATCTAATTAGTTTTACTTTAATTTTGAGGCTCGCATCCCGGAGTTACGGCCAACTTGAATGTGAGCTACATTGCAGCAGCGAAACCTGgcgaaattattgaaattgattgtCATACTGTGCGGGCCGGCAAGAAAATGGCCT
This genomic interval from Drosophila teissieri strain GT53w chromosome 3L, Prin_Dtei_1.1, whole genome shotgun sequence contains the following:
- the LOC122618335 gene encoding acyl-coenzyme A thioesterase 13 codes for the protein MAAKKLGMDFVKQMSEYASGSNGFDRVLRMIKITGGGDGRAIGEFTVASEHLNRQGTLHGGLTATIVDNCTTYALMSKGSHPGVTANLNVSYIAAAKPGEIIEIDCHTVRAGKKMAYLDCILRRKSDGKIIAKGGQVKYIQFDKEKLDF